The Pseudooceanicola aestuarii genomic interval GGCCGGCACGCCACGACAGGCGTGCCCGCGCGCAGGGATCAGTGGGCCATCATCGCCTCGGCGACCTGGCTGCCGCTCAACCCGGCCGGAAAGTAGGTCGGCCAATTGGTCACTTCCGCCAGCAGGGCGGCACGGTCATCGCCCCAATACAAGTGGTAATGGTCGGATTTCTCCGGCGCGATACGGTGATCGCTGAACTGGATGAACGCCGGCGCCGCCGCATCGCCCGACGTCTTGGCAAAGATGAAGCGCACGCCGCGATTGCCGGCGGAATAGGTCAGGATTTCCTGGCCATCGCTGGCATATTCGCCTTGTACCGGCACTCCGTCACGGAAGAAGGTGACGTGGCTGGCCCCGATTTCGATCCGGTCGACATCAGTTGCATAGCCGGTCTGGTAATAGGCGGTGTATTCGGCGGCTGTCTTGTCCCCATGCACGGCTTTGTCGGCGAAGACCGGATCCAGCGTGCCGTCCAGCAGCAGCGGGTAGACCGATTGCCAGTCACCGGCCCAGTCGGTCAGCGCGCGGGGCTGAACCTGATCATCATCAAAATGACCCTTGTAGATCTCCTCGGCGCTGTGATCATGGGAATGGGCGTGGTCATGGCTGTCGCTTTCGGCCATTGCGGGCTGAGCGAGGGCAAGCATCGCGCCGGTGGCAAGGGCGAGGGCGGCCATGGGGTAAGCTTGTGTCATGCGATCGGTCCTGTTCAGGTCGTTCAAGGATGATTCATTATGTTATAACGTATCATCAGTCGCACGTACCGGGGCTATGACGGAATGGCAAGGGCCCTACTTGATCCCCGCTGTCAGGAAGGCCTGGACGAACCGGCGCTGGAACACCAGGAACAGGATCAGCAGCGGCGCCACGACCATCAGCGTCGCGGCAGAGATGACCGAGATATCCACCCCGTTCTCCGGCGCGCCAAAGATCGACAGCCCCACCGTCAGGGGGCGCGCGCTGTCGGTATTGGTCACGATCAGCGGCCACAGGAAATTGTTCCAATGGGTCGCCACCGACACCAGCGCATAGGCGATATAGGTGGGCCGCGCCGCCGGAACATAGACCCGCCACAGCACGCCCAACAGGGAACAGCCCTCGACCCGGGCGGCCTCGTCCAGATCTCTGGGCACGGACTTGAACGCCTGCCGCATCAGAAAGATCCCGAAGGCCGAGGCCATGTAGGGCGCGCCGATCCCCAGGATCGTGTCCAGCAGGCCCAGCCGCGCGGCGACGCGGTAGTTTTCCACGATCAGCACCTCGGGCAGGATGAACAATTGCAGCAACACCAGCGTGAACACCGCGTCGCGCCCGCGAAACCGCACCTGAGCAAAGGCAAAACCCGCCAGCGTCGCCAGCACGAACTGCCCGATCAGGATCGAGGTGACCAGCAGGAAGGAATTCAGGAAATACCGCAGCCAGGGCGCGCCTTCCCAGGCGGTGCGGAAGTTGTCCAGCGTCAGCGGCGCGGTGGGGCGAAAGTTGATCGCGTCGGAAACGTTGTGAAACGCCGCCCAGACCGCCACCAGCAACGGCGAGATCCACAGAATCGCTAGTGCCACCGCCAGCACGGGTTCGATCAGACGGGTCATCGGTAATGGGTCCGGCGGTCGAGAACGGTGAACTGGAACGCCGCCAGAAGGCCAAGGCCGATCAGCACCAGCACAGTCATCGCCGCGGCGGCTGGCCGATCGAAATAGGCATAGGCGTTTTCCCAGATGTAATAGAGGATCAGCTTGGAACTGTCGGATGGTCCGCCCTTGGTCAGGATGAACAGGTGGTCGATCAGCTTGACCGAGTTGATCATCGCGTTCACCAGAATGAACAGGGTGGTGGGCATCAGCAGGGGCAGCACGATGCGGCGGGTATAGGTCCAGCGGCTGGCGCCCTCGATCTCGGCGGCCTCTTTCAGGTCGGGCGGGATGGTTTGCAGGGCGGCCAGGTAGAAGATCATGAAGAACCCGCTTTCCTTCCAGACCGTCACCAGGCAGATCGCCCAAAGGGCGGTTTCCGGCTGGCCCAGCCAGTTCACCGCCGGGGCGCCGAACAGGGCGCCCACCTTGTTGATGATGCCGAAACTGGGGGTGTAGAAGAACAGCCACAGATTGCCCGCGGCGATCATCGGCAGCACCGTCGGTGTGAAATAGGCGGTGCGGACAAAGCTGCGGGCCGGGATCTTCGAATTGGCCCAAAGCGCCATGGCCAATGCGATGGCGATGGAAAGCGGGATCGTCGTCCCGGCATAGAGCAGGTTGTTCCACGCCACTTTCCAGAAGGTCGGATCCTCCAGCAGGGCGCGGTAATTTTCGAGCCCCGCGAATTCCGAAGGCCGCCGCCGTGTGCCCCGCGACCAGAGCGAGGTCCAGAACGTGGCGACCGACGGGTAGAATGCAAAGGTGCCCAGCATCGCCAGCGCGGGCGACAGCAACAGCCAGCCGTGGATGGCGCGCCGGCGCTGCTCTGCCTGGGAAAGATCGGTCATCATCTGGGCCCTGGTCGGGTGCGGGGGGCCGCGACGGCCGCCCCCCGCAGCTGGGTTACTTGTAGGGGCGCAGCTGGCGTTCGGCTGCGGTCTGCGCCTCGGACAGCGCGTCGGCGGCGCTCTTCTCGCCGGTCAGCGCGGATTGGATGGCGGCGTTCAGACCGTCGCGCACCCGCGCCGTCTCGAAGGTGGAGAATTCGGCAACCGCGTGCTCCAGCTGATCGCGGGCCACCAGCGCGGCGGGGAAATCGGCGGCATAGGCTTGCAGCGCCTCGGTCTCGTAGGCGGCGGGCGAGACACCCATGTAGCCAGTGGCGATGGACCAGGCGGCGGCCTGCTCCGGCGCGGTCATGAACTGGATCAGCGCGACGGCGGCTTCCTGCTCTTCGGGGGTGGCATCCTTGAAGACATAGAAGTTCCCGCCGCCGGTCGGCGACCCCAGGCGTTCCTGCGCGGGCAGCATGGCAACGCCGAAATCGAATTCGGCACCGTTGCGCACGGCGGTGAGGTTGCCGGTGGAATGCCACATCATCGCGGTCTCCCCCTCAAGGAAGGCCTGGCGCAGGGTGCCCCATTCCACGGTGCCGGCGGGCATGATGCCATGATCGGCCGACAGGCTTTTCCAGAAGTCCAGTGTCTCCACCACGGCGGGATCGGTGAAGTAGGTTTCGGTGCCGTCGTCGGACATCAGCTCCTTGCCGTTCTGGATCGCCAGAGCCTGGAACATCCAGTAGGGATAGCCGGTGGAGGGGATCATCAGCCCGTAGTGATCATCATTGGTCAGGGCCTTGCCCATCTCGATCATCTCGTCCCAGGTCGTGGGGGCCTGTTCCGGGTCAAGCCCGGCGGCGCGGAACATGTCCTTGTTGTAATAGGCCACGATGGTGGAGCGTTGGAAGGGCACGCCCCAGGTCTTGCCCTCAACCTGGCCGTTGGCCATCAGCGCGGGGTAGAAGCTGCCCAGCCAGGCGGTATCCTGGGTCAGATCGTCGAAGGGCACGATCAGATCCTGTTCGATCAGGTCATAGGCATCGATGGAGAACATCACGGCCAGCTGCGCGGGTTCCCCGGCCTGCAATGCGGCCAGCGCCTTGATCCGGGTGTCGTCGTAATTGCCGGCATAGATCGCGTTG includes:
- a CDS encoding metal-binding protein ZinT, with protein sequence MTQAYPMAALALATGAMLALAQPAMAESDSHDHAHSHDHSAEEIYKGHFDDDQVQPRALTDWAGDWQSVYPLLLDGTLDPVFADKAVHGDKTAAEYTAYYQTGYATDVDRIEIGASHVTFFRDGVPVQGEYASDGQEILTYSAGNRGVRFIFAKTSGDAAAPAFIQFSDHRIAPEKSDHYHLYWGDDRAALLAEVTNWPTYFPAGLSGSQVAEAMMAH
- a CDS encoding carbohydrate ABC transporter permease — its product is MTRLIEPVLAVALAILWISPLLVAVWAAFHNVSDAINFRPTAPLTLDNFRTAWEGAPWLRYFLNSFLLVTSILIGQFVLATLAGFAFAQVRFRGRDAVFTLVLLQLFILPEVLIVENYRVAARLGLLDTILGIGAPYMASAFGIFLMRQAFKSVPRDLDEAARVEGCSLLGVLWRVYVPAARPTYIAYALVSVATHWNNFLWPLIVTNTDSARPLTVGLSIFGAPENGVDISVISAATLMVVAPLLILFLVFQRRFVQAFLTAGIK
- a CDS encoding carbohydrate ABC transporter permease, translated to MTDLSQAEQRRRAIHGWLLLSPALAMLGTFAFYPSVATFWTSLWSRGTRRRPSEFAGLENYRALLEDPTFWKVAWNNLLYAGTTIPLSIAIALAMALWANSKIPARSFVRTAYFTPTVLPMIAAGNLWLFFYTPSFGIINKVGALFGAPAVNWLGQPETALWAICLVTVWKESGFFMIFYLAALQTIPPDLKEAAEIEGASRWTYTRRIVLPLLMPTTLFILVNAMINSVKLIDHLFILTKGGPSDSSKLILYYIWENAYAYFDRPAAAAMTVLVLIGLGLLAAFQFTVLDRRTHYR
- a CDS encoding ABC transporter substrate-binding protein; the encoded protein is MTRFSAVATILAATTALVNPAAAETELTMYYPIAVGGPLTQVVDGIVADFMEENPDIKVNAIYAGNYDDTRIKALAALQAGEPAQLAVMFSIDAYDLIEQDLIVPFDDLTQDTAWLGSFYPALMANGQVEGKTWGVPFQRSTIVAYYNKDMFRAAGLDPEQAPTTWDEMIEMGKALTNDDHYGLMIPSTGYPYWMFQALAIQNGKELMSDDGTETYFTDPAVVETLDFWKSLSADHGIMPAGTVEWGTLRQAFLEGETAMMWHSTGNLTAVRNGAEFDFGVAMLPAQERLGSPTGGGNFYVFKDATPEEQEAAVALIQFMTAPEQAAAWSIATGYMGVSPAAYETEALQAYAADFPAALVARDQLEHAVAEFSTFETARVRDGLNAAIQSALTGEKSAADALSEAQTAAERQLRPYK